A window of the Acidovorax sp. YS12 genome harbors these coding sequences:
- a CDS encoding IPTL-CTERM sorting domain-containing protein, which yields MKRFHSLVIAAALGAAGAAQAAIPAAQRQYLIDLYNHTNGPAWTFRTNWLGPVGSECTWIGVTCNDPSNADPANFIRYLSLASNNLTDPVGAALPDWSALTGIRGINLSSNNLAGTVPPIAPLAQLRTFTIDHNDLQGVPPDPSGLVHLTTYAIASNQFTGPLPVLANLPALEMFHANHNQLTGGIASLAGTPALRQWLVNDNQLSGPIPPLPGTLEIIQAQNNQFSGPIPAAPGALVAGSSMLCPNHITPSINAAWDKASTVTPWYTGCGPLPPGPGPGAGNPAPIPTLGEWALILLSTAAAALGFAALRRRKI from the coding sequence ATGAAACGCTTCCACTCCCTCGTCATCGCAGCGGCCCTCGGGGCTGCTGGTGCGGCCCAGGCCGCCATTCCGGCCGCCCAGCGGCAGTACCTGATCGACCTGTACAACCACACCAACGGCCCCGCGTGGACTTTCCGCACCAACTGGCTGGGGCCAGTGGGCAGCGAGTGCACGTGGATCGGGGTGACCTGCAACGACCCGAGCAACGCCGATCCGGCCAACTTCATCCGGTACCTTTCGCTGGCGAGCAACAACCTGACCGACCCCGTGGGCGCAGCGCTGCCCGACTGGTCCGCGCTGACGGGCATCCGGGGCATCAACCTGAGCAGCAACAACCTGGCGGGAACGGTGCCGCCGATTGCGCCCCTGGCGCAGTTGCGCACTTTCACGATCGACCACAACGACCTGCAAGGCGTGCCGCCCGACCCCTCCGGGCTGGTCCACCTGACGACCTATGCCATCGCGTCCAACCAGTTCACCGGGCCGCTGCCGGTGCTCGCGAACCTGCCCGCGCTAGAGATGTTCCACGCCAACCACAACCAGCTGACAGGCGGCATCGCATCGCTGGCAGGCACACCGGCGCTGCGCCAATGGCTGGTCAACGACAACCAGCTCTCCGGCCCCATTCCGCCACTGCCCGGCACGCTGGAGATCATCCAGGCGCAGAACAACCAGTTCTCCGGCCCCATACCTGCCGCGCCCGGGGCGCTGGTGGCAGGCAGTTCCATGCTGTGCCCAAACCACATCACGCCCTCCATCAACGCGGCCTGGGACAAAGCCTCCACCGTCACTCCCTGGTACACAGGCTGTGGCCCCCTGCCTCCCGGCCCAGGCCCCGGCGCGGGCAATCCGGCCCCCATCCCGACGCTGGGCGAATGGGCACTTATCTTGTTGTCCACCGCTGCCGCCGCACTGGGCTTCGCAGCGCTGCGCCGCAGGAAAATCTAA